Proteins encoded in a region of the Elaeis guineensis isolate ETL-2024a chromosome 7, EG11, whole genome shotgun sequence genome:
- the LOC105048622 gene encoding uncharacterized protein isoform X4 produces the protein MTVKTDIAWKRNGGRRGKELSPMESVSLSRIPLIASSKPLKPSPDYRHLRLPFPLYSSSLKAQCFGSLDSRRSLDLFSISFGGNILRSSPTAPVSSRFASISNSAAFSGSGGGGDGPPGGGGGGGGGDYGSSGGEVVVKSVAEESEEVPVLGPDVIVLHVGGMSCGGCAASVKRILESQLERFNLRDDSDEKLNFA, from the exons ATGACCGTCAAAACAGACATTGCTTGGAAAAGAAACGGAGGAAGGAGAGGTAAGGAGCTTTCTCCAATGGAGTCCGTGTCTCTTTCAAGAATACCCCTCATCGCCTCCTCCAAACCGCTCAAACCCTCCCCAGATTATCGCCACCTCCGTCTTCCCTTCCCACTATACTCCTCCTCCTTGAAAGCCCAATGCTTTGGGAGTCTCGACTCTCGGAGGTCCCTCGATCTCTTCTCCATCTCCTTCGGTGGGAATATACTCCGGAGCTCACCCACGGCTCCGGTGTCGAGTAGATTCGCCTCCATCTCGAACTCCGCAGCCTTCTCGGGTTCTGGCGGTGGAGGCGACGGGCCCCCTGGAGGCGGCGGCGGTGGGGGCGGCGGCGACTACGGATCGAGTGGTGGGGAGGTGGTGGTGAAGTCCGTCGCGGAGGAGTCCGAAGAGGTTCCGGTTTTGGGGCCTGACGTGATCGTTCTCCACGTCGGA GGAATGTCTTGTGGTGGATGCGCTGCAAGCGTGAAACGAATCTTAGAAAGTCAA TTGGAGAGATTCAATCTGAGGGATGATAGCGATGAAAAGTTGAACTTTGCTTAG
- the LOC105048622 gene encoding uncharacterized protein isoform X3, with protein MTVKTDIAWKRNGGRRGKELSPMESVSLSRIPLIASSKPLKPSPDYRHLRLPFPLYSSSLKAQCFGSLDSRRSLDLFSISFGGNILRSSPTAPVSSRFASISNSAAFSGSGGGGDGPPGGGGGGGGGDYGSSGGEVVVKSVAEESEEVPVLGPDVIVLHVGGMSCGGCAASVKRILESQEHLHLFHYFLDVAEAALVNDSHG; from the exons ATGACCGTCAAAACAGACATTGCTTGGAAAAGAAACGGAGGAAGGAGAGGTAAGGAGCTTTCTCCAATGGAGTCCGTGTCTCTTTCAAGAATACCCCTCATCGCCTCCTCCAAACCGCTCAAACCCTCCCCAGATTATCGCCACCTCCGTCTTCCCTTCCCACTATACTCCTCCTCCTTGAAAGCCCAATGCTTTGGGAGTCTCGACTCTCGGAGGTCCCTCGATCTCTTCTCCATCTCCTTCGGTGGGAATATACTCCGGAGCTCACCCACGGCTCCGGTGTCGAGTAGATTCGCCTCCATCTCGAACTCCGCAGCCTTCTCGGGTTCTGGCGGTGGAGGCGACGGGCCCCCTGGAGGCGGCGGCGGTGGGGGCGGCGGCGACTACGGATCGAGTGGTGGGGAGGTGGTGGTGAAGTCCGTCGCGGAGGAGTCCGAAGAGGTTCCGGTTTTGGGGCCTGACGTGATCGTTCTCCACGTCGGA GGAATGTCTTGTGGTGGATGCGCTGCAAGCGTGAAACGAATCTTAGAAAGTCAA GAGCATTTGCATCTTTTCCATTACTTTTTGGATGTGGCTGAGGCAGCACTGGTTAACGACTCCCATGGGTAA
- the LOC105048623 gene encoding uncharacterized protein, which yields MGSRLGRRVIHFANLPIKLLMPSPPFNSIREIALKTIPSATKVEIRRVLESLYGFDVAEVRTLNMEGKKVKRGPFLAAKPDYKKAYVTLRSPLSLSADLFPIPLIQEERERIAAAQAKSRPTVVEGEDGAGGRRHWLDERHEDEEPDGRRRHGGGGGGRTGGGSKRGTGKKAEEEIKFPWSSMRLSSR from the coding sequence ATGGGTAGCCGTTTGGGTCGACGGGTGATCCACTTCGCGAATCTCCCGATAAAACTCCTGATGCCGTCGCCGCCATTCAACTCCATCCGGGAGATCGCCCTCAAGACCATCCCTTCCGCGACCAAGGTGGAGATCCGCCGCGTCCTCGAGTCCCTCTACGGCTTCGACGTCGCCGAGGTCCGCACCCTCAACATGGAGGGCAAGAAGGTCAAGCGCGGGCCCTTCCTCGCCGCCAAGCCGGACTACAAGAAGGCCTACGTCACCCTCCGGTcgcccctctccctctccgccGATCTCTTTCCTatacctttgatccaggaggagcGGGAGCGCATCGCTGCCGCCCAGGCAAAGTCTCGGCCCACCGTCGTCGAGGGGGAGGACGGCGCCGGGGGTCGGAGGCACTGGCTCGACGAGCGCCATGAGGACGAGGAACCAGACGGGCGCCGGAGGCACGGCGGTGGCGGTGGAGGGCGGACGGGTGGTGGTAGTAAACGTGGGACGGGGAAGAAGGCGGAGGAGGAAATCAAGTTCCCCTGGAGCAGCATGCGACTGTCGTCGAGGTAG
- the LOC105048621 gene encoding LOW QUALITY PROTEIN: protein LNK1 (The sequence of the model RefSeq protein was modified relative to this genomic sequence to represent the inferred CDS: inserted 2 bases in 1 codon): protein INWDCVVENLRSDPREXCTVTGQDRLRKRMSVWSPCKLVDNLWDEFAENDVLIMPYRSSDEVNESVAISNAYQKSQHVGRNVGKSTDSRGLTRPVWKKEKPYLFPPMNLGNPDPECIPNAIMRVSQDAEVSDCGIKNCNINPDSDIFCTGNSILGTTGSTDRSNNCCFSFDNASPAVKDSYLLENGHEDRENDLAYCDWPDIGNFEDIDEMFRNCDSTFGQGCTDNANELSWFPSLSHSIYGSEVTFDSGVQSSCSELSVVNNALEHQSANINFLPKLDSPSAVNDGSSTVGYQLNGDWLDAGAGNKDKFAFKEFYDKRAKMKLSALNQTCSGSGFSGSEDLDMIAAIGSQFSSEKKIIQQLADQKHPSSAISVAEANPSENMLEQKHFLGSASSSYMCTFNPYSELELSSPAHQVTCTQATLSNASRNVTDLSSSHRVLDHVTTCSYQHIKRLPNESALPPTMTSEGKMEKHRQQLHGTVIVDHRQQHAPCTSKNMVMKNHHKSRDEIGCNSEQGESSIEHSAIGMDSSIVDEDSFMTNISSDGISLDATSFQQLQDVMDQMDVRTKLCIRDSLYRLARTARQRHIFSNTSNCGRESRDARGIQSTETSKMCGEVTNAETGTNPIDRSVAHLLYHKLSDPSTGPADDAISFECRIMDEQSHVPVTIQAEMPVF from the exons CTGGTAGATAATTTGTGGGATGAATTTGCTGAAAATGATGTTCTTATCATGCCTTATCGAAGTAGTGATGAGGTGAATGAATCAGTCGCTATCAGCAATGCCTACCAGAAGTCACAACATGTAGGAAGGAATGTTGGAAAGAGCACAGATAGCAGAGGATTGACCAGACCTGTCTGGAAGAAAGAAAAACCATATCTGTTTCCTCCTATGAATCTTGGGAACCCTGATCCTGAGTGCATTCCTAATGCCATTATGAGAGTGTCCCAGGATGCTGAAGTCTCTGATTGTGGTATAAAGAACTGCAACATAAACCCAGATAGCGATATATTTTGCACAGGAAACTCTATTCTCGGGACTACTGGTTCAACAGATAGAAGCAATAACTGCTGTTTCTCATTTGATAATGCTTCTCCAGCGGTTAAAGATTCTTACCTTTTGGAAAATGGACATGAGGATAGGGAAAATGATCTTGCATATTGTGACTGGCCTGATATTGGCAATTTTGAGGATATTGACGAAATGTTCAG aaacTGTGATTCCACATTTGGGCAAGGGTGTACAGACAACGCAAACGAGCTCTCATGGTTTCCCTCTTTGTCACATTCCATTTATGGGTCAGAAGTTACTTTTGATTCAGGCGTACAATCCTCATGTTCAGAGTTGAGTGTGGTGAATAATGCATTGGAACATCAGTCTGCAAATATCAACTTTTTGCCTAAACTCGATTCACCATCTGCTGTTAATGATGGTTCATCTACTGTTGGCTATCAACTTAATGGTGATTGGCTGGATGCTGGTGCTGGAAATAAAGACAAATTTGCATTTAAAGAA TTTTATGATAAGAGGGCCAAGATGAAGTTATCAGCTCTTAACCAGACTTGCAGTGGAAGTGGCTTTAGTGGATCGGAGGACCTTGATATGATAGCTGCT ATTGGAAGCCAATTCTCAtcagaaaaaaagataatacAGCAACTTGCAGATCAGAAACATCCCTCTTCTGCTATTTCAGTTGCTGAAGCAAACCCATCTGAAAATATGCTGGAGCAAAAGCATTTCTTGGGATCTGCTTCATCAAGTTACATGTGCACTTTCAATCCTTATTCAGAATTGGAGCTTAGTTCTCCTGCACATCAAGTTACATGCACACAAGCAACATTGAGTAATGCATCAAGAAATGTTACTGATCTTTCCTCTTCTCATAGAGTCTTAGATCATGTTACAACTTGTTCCTACCAACACATAAAGAGGTTGCCTAATGAATCAGCTTTGCCTCCAACAATGACATCAGAGGGAAAAATGGAGAAACATAGACAGCAGTTACACGGTACAGTGATTGTTGACCACAGGCAACAGCATGCACCGTGCACAAGTAAAAATATGGTTATGAAAAATCATCACAAGTCTCGGGATGAGATAGGATGCAACAGTGAACAAGGAGAGAGTAGCATCGAACATTCAGCCATTGGGATGGATTCTTCTATAGTGGATGAGGACTCTTTCATGACAAATATTTCTTCTGATGGCATCTCACTAGATGCAACTAGTTTTCAACAGCTTCAAGATGTTATGGATCAG ATGGATGTTAGAACAAAGCTGTGCATAAGGGACAGTTTATACCGTTTGGCAAGGACTGCTAGACAAagacatattttttctaatacaAGCAATTGCGGCAGAGAGAGTAGAGATGCAAGAGGAATCCAGAGTACAGAAACATCAAAAAT GTGTGGAGAAGTTACAAATGCTGAAACTGGAACAAATCCTATAGATCGATCTGTTGCTCATCTACTTTACCACAAGCTTTCAGACCCTTCTACAGGACCTGCTGATGATGCCATATCATTTGAGTGTCGCATCATG GATGAACAGAGCCATGTTCCTGTCACAATCCAGGCTGAGATGCCTGTTTTTTGA
- the LOC105048622 gene encoding uncharacterized protein isoform X1 → MTVKTDIAWKRNGGRRGKELSPMESVSLSRIPLIASSKPLKPSPDYRHLRLPFPLYSSSLKAQCFGSLDSRRSLDLFSISFGGNILRSSPTAPVSSRFASISNSAAFSGSGGGGDGPPGGGGGGGGGDYGSSGGEVVVKSVAEESEEVPVLGPDVIVLHVGGMSCGGCAASVKRILESQPQVSSATVSLETETAYVRPVPEVKVTQDWQQQLGEKLATHLTTCGFKSGLKVGEIQSEG, encoded by the exons ATGACCGTCAAAACAGACATTGCTTGGAAAAGAAACGGAGGAAGGAGAGGTAAGGAGCTTTCTCCAATGGAGTCCGTGTCTCTTTCAAGAATACCCCTCATCGCCTCCTCCAAACCGCTCAAACCCTCCCCAGATTATCGCCACCTCCGTCTTCCCTTCCCACTATACTCCTCCTCCTTGAAAGCCCAATGCTTTGGGAGTCTCGACTCTCGGAGGTCCCTCGATCTCTTCTCCATCTCCTTCGGTGGGAATATACTCCGGAGCTCACCCACGGCTCCGGTGTCGAGTAGATTCGCCTCCATCTCGAACTCCGCAGCCTTCTCGGGTTCTGGCGGTGGAGGCGACGGGCCCCCTGGAGGCGGCGGCGGTGGGGGCGGCGGCGACTACGGATCGAGTGGTGGGGAGGTGGTGGTGAAGTCCGTCGCGGAGGAGTCCGAAGAGGTTCCGGTTTTGGGGCCTGACGTGATCGTTCTCCACGTCGGA GGAATGTCTTGTGGTGGATGCGCTGCAAGCGTGAAACGAATCTTAGAAAGTCAA CCTCAAGTGTCTTCTGCCACTGTTAGTCTTGAGACAGAAACGGCATACGTGCGGCCTGTACCTGAAGTCAAGGTTACACAGGATTGGCAGCAGCAGTTAGGAGAGAAACTAGCAACCCATTTGACCACTTGTGGATTTAAGTCTGGGCTTAAAG TTGGAGAGATTCAATCTGAGGGATGA
- the LOC105048774 gene encoding uncharacterized protein, whose translation METASKNPPEAAEVTAYISEVRLESSSATVGFSEPCPCCGNRKRRCLHPPARSRKKLLVFDPTSASASASSSPSPTRPVLLRSESSPHPSSSRRAGPSLTPSPPPPSAFLRSHSFPSAPLGRTASPAFPSSVESPAEAFGSPPPNAVPPFVHLCSDPVPPMSPPSFLVPVPSDRRVERSHSSESTPPAAATAITCPAPSNKRVQDRDGGAEWRKRQAVRVSVNCECGVVREVVLLQQ comes from the exons ATGGAAACGGCTTCCAAGAACCCGCCGGAAGCCGCCGAGGTGACCGCGTACATCTCGGAGGTGCGGCTCGAGTCCTCCTCCGCGACCGTCGGCTTCTCGGAGCCCTGCCCCTGCTGCGGGAACAGGAAGCGCCGCTGCCTCCACCCCCCAGCCCGCTCCCGAAAGAAGCTCCTCGTATTCGATCCCACCTCCGCCTCggcctccgcctcctcctccccctcccccaCCCGCCCCGTCCTCCTCCGCTCCGAGTCGTCCCCCCACCCCTCCTCCTCCCGCCGCGCCGGCCCCTCGCTAACGCCCTCGCCTCCCCCGCCCTCTGCCTTCCTCCGCTCCCACTCCTTCCCCTCCGCCCCGCTCGGCCGCACCGCCTCCCCTGCTTTCCCTTCCAGTGTTGAATCGCCTGCCGAGGCCTTCGGCTCCCCTCCGCCGAACGCCGTCCCTCCCTTCGTTCACCTGTGCTCGGATCCTGTCCCCCCAATGTCGCCGCCGTCGTTTTTAGTGCCCGTGCCATCGGACCGTCGCGTCGAGCGGTCCCATTCCAGCGAAAGCACCCCACCAGCGGCGGCGACGGCGATAACCTGCCCCGCGCCTAGCAATAAGAGG GTCCAGGATCGCGATGGCGGGGCGGAGTGGCGCAAGAGGCAGGCGGTGAGGGTGAGCGTCAACTGCGAGTGCGGTGTCGTCCGGGAGGTGGTCCTCCTCCAGCAGTAG
- the LOC105048622 gene encoding uncharacterized protein isoform X2: MTVKTDIAWKRNGGRRGKELSPMESVSLSRIPLIASSKPLKPSPDYRHLRLPFPLYSSSLKAQCFGSLDSRRSLDLFSISFGGNILRSSPTAPVSSRFASISNSAAFSGSGGGGDGPPGGGGGGGGGDYGSSGGEVVVKSVAEESEEVPVLGPDVIVLHVGGMSCGGCAASVKRILESQEHLHLFHYFLDVAEAALVNDSHGG, from the exons ATGACCGTCAAAACAGACATTGCTTGGAAAAGAAACGGAGGAAGGAGAGGTAAGGAGCTTTCTCCAATGGAGTCCGTGTCTCTTTCAAGAATACCCCTCATCGCCTCCTCCAAACCGCTCAAACCCTCCCCAGATTATCGCCACCTCCGTCTTCCCTTCCCACTATACTCCTCCTCCTTGAAAGCCCAATGCTTTGGGAGTCTCGACTCTCGGAGGTCCCTCGATCTCTTCTCCATCTCCTTCGGTGGGAATATACTCCGGAGCTCACCCACGGCTCCGGTGTCGAGTAGATTCGCCTCCATCTCGAACTCCGCAGCCTTCTCGGGTTCTGGCGGTGGAGGCGACGGGCCCCCTGGAGGCGGCGGCGGTGGGGGCGGCGGCGACTACGGATCGAGTGGTGGGGAGGTGGTGGTGAAGTCCGTCGCGGAGGAGTCCGAAGAGGTTCCGGTTTTGGGGCCTGACGTGATCGTTCTCCACGTCGGA GGAATGTCTTGTGGTGGATGCGCTGCAAGCGTGAAACGAATCTTAGAAAGTCAA GAGCATTTGCATCTTTTCCATTACTTTTTGGATGTGGCTGAGGCAGCACTGGTTAACGACTCCCATGG AGGGTGA